AGTCACAATAGAAAAGTCAAGAGGATGAGAAGCTGGATATCCTGTATTTGACCCATGAAAGTGAGGAGACTTTTTAAAGTTTGATTTTAGTCGGTTCAAATTTTGTTCATACCCAATAACCGGCCTCGACTGACCGACCAGTTTAAGATAGGAAACCGAACCGATCAAGGTTGGatcccaatttttttgtttactgGGAACCGGACTGGAAGTGATTCGATCGAGTTGGTTCGATTCGGTTTCCAAATTGAACGGGCTTCCTTGCATATCTCTAGTCTCACTAAACCTAATAGTACTTTCCTTTTAGTTTCGAGTGTTATGTTTGATTATGAACATGAAACTACTTTCTTTTCGGCCTTTGAACTCGAAATTTCAAGACCACAACTAGCCAGAGTTTCACGAGAAGATTCCTATCCGAGGTCAAGAGGGTGATGTTGTGCCGCCCCGAGGTACTGTTCCATCTTCGCCGGTCCTTCCGTTTCCTGATCCTTTCGCTCGGCCTGAGTAGATAAAAGAGTGTTTTAACACCTGACCGTGCAGGCCCTGGGATCGTATCTCTACGCGTCTGTGGATTTGGGCCGGGCGAGGGTTGCGCGGACGAGGAGGATCCAGAACGAAAACTCGCACCCGCAGTGGAACGAGAACTTCCACATCTACTGTGCTCATTTGATCTCCCAGATCACACTCACCATCAAAGATGACGATCCTGTCGGAGCAACCTTGATCGGGAGGGCCTATATTCCTGTCGAGGATGTCATAAAGGGCTACATAGTGGACAGGTGGGTCCCGATCGAAGACGACGAGCACAACCCGATCTACGGCGGGGGCAAGATTCGTGTCCGGATGCAATTCTCGAGCGCCGAAAAAGACAGCAACTGGTCGCGCGGGATCATTAGCCCGACGTTCGAAGGTGTTCCGCGCACCTTCTTCCCCCAGAGGCGAGGTTGCAGGGTCACTCTGTATCAAGATGCTCACGTTTCAGATCGTTTCAGTCCTCGCATCCTGCTCTCACGGCGGCGCATGGAAGCCCCGCCGGTGCTGGGAGGACATCTTCGATGCGATCGACAACGCGAAGCACTTGATTTACATAGCGGGATGGTCGGTCTACACCGACATCGCCTTGATAAGGACCCGCGCGGGCTCAGGAAAGGGACTGGGGTCACGCTAGGCGAGCTGCTGAAGAACAAGGCTGATGAGGAGGGCATGACAGTCCTGATGCTTGTCTGGGACGATCGGACATCGGTCCCACGACTGAAACGGGACGGGCTGATGAGCACGCACGACCAAAACACGGAACTGTACTTTAAGGGCACGAAAGTGCATTGCGTCCTGTGCCCGCGGAATCCTGCAGAGGGCGCGGAGAGCATAATTCATGGCGTAAAGGTGGCAACGATGTTCACTCATCACCAGAAGATCGTGGTGGTTGATGCCGAGATTCCTGAGGCAGGATTGGAGAAGCGGAGGATCGTGAGCTTCATCGGCGGCATTGATCTGTGCGATGGCCGGTACGACACCCAGGACCACCCGCTGTTcaagactctgtattcagacatCCACAGAAATGATTTCCATCAACCGAATTTCGAAGGCGCTTCGATCAAGAAAGGCGGCCCAAGGGAACCGTGGCACGACGTTCATTGCTGTCTTGAAGGCCCCGTCGCGTGGGACGTCCTCTATAACTTCGAGCAGAGGTGGAGGAAGCAAGTAGGGGACCAATTCCTCATCCCGATAAGCAAGATGGAGGAGATTGTGATCCACCCATCGCAAGCCGCAATAGCGGATGACCTGGAGACATGGAATGTACAGTTGTTCCGGTCCATCGATGCTGGCGCAGTGGCTGACTTCCCCACAGACCCCAATTCTGCAGCTGCCTTTGGCCTTGTCGGCAGCAAGGACAACATCATCGACCGGAGCATCCAGGACGCCTACATCAACGCGATCCGACGGGCCAAGAACTTTATCTACATCGAGAACCAGTACTTCCTTGGCAGCTCCTACGGGTGGAAGGACGAGGGGGACATCGTGGTCCCAGACATCCAGGCGCTGCACCTGGTCCCCAAGGAGCTGTCGCTGAAGATCGTGAGCAAGATCGAGGCTGGAGAGAGGTTCGCCGTGTACGTGGTGATCCCGATGTGGCCGAGGGCATACCGAGAGCGAGGCGGTGAAGGCAATCCTGGATTGGCAGAGGAGGACGATGGAGATGATGTACACGGACATTGCCCATGCCCTCCACAGGAAGGGGGTTGCAGCCACTCCTAGAGATTACTTGACCTTCTACTGCCTTGGAAACAAGGAAGCAAGGAGGGGCGGTGAGCCGGTTCCTGAAGAGCAACCCGCACCAGATAGTGACTATTCCAGAGCCCAGCAAGCAAGAAGGTTCATGATCTATGTCCATTCGAAGATGATGATAGGTGAGTGAACCGGCATTGAGCACTAAATTCTCATTCATTGATTCAGCGACCGATGAACTTTAATCAGATCGCGtcggatttttattttattttatgaaggTGCTGATTTGTGTCCCCTTTTCAGTTGACGATGAGTACATAATCGTCGGATCGGCCAACATCAACCAGAGGTCCATGGAGGGCGCCCGGGACACGGAGATTGCAATGGGCGCGTTCCAACCGAAGCATCTGGTGACTCCTAAAGGGCCGCCTAGGGGCCAAATCTACGGCTTCCGAATGTCCTTGTGGCACGAGCACCTCGGCCATACAGAGGAAGTTTACACTCATCCGGAGTCTCTGGAATGCATTCGAGAGATGAACGATCTCGCTGAGCGCCGTTGGGACTTCTACGACGAAAACTTCGGCGGAGACTTGCCGGCTCACTTGCTACGTTACCCGATCGAGGTCGCCGAAAATGGAGCCGTCAAGCCCTTGCCTGGGTTCACGCAATTTCCCGACACCAAGGCTCCAGTCTTGGGAGCAAAATCTGATAGATATCCTCCTATTCTGACGACTTAGAAGATGTATCAGATGCAAACATCGTTTGCTGTAGTGACAATGCTCTATTGAGCACCCCCAAATTGACAATCATCGACCTTTACTAGATTGCAAAGCACAAAAAACTCGTTTCATAATGCATAAAGAGTATGATCGAATAGTTAGCGATTCTCGACACGATGAGCAgatcgccgccaccgccactacTACCGCAAGAACAGCCTCGTCACAAGCTCAAGCAGGTCTCCGGCGGCATGGCCTAACTTTctacctcctcctccacctctctCCTCCGTAGTGAGCCCGAGCCATGTGTTGGCTTTCTCCATCCAGGGCCAGCCAATGCATGGCTGCTCGCGGCGATGGTGCCTGCAGCCATGCGAGGGTCGGCCGCCTTCGCCGAGACCTCAGCACCGGACCTCATCGGCGATCGGAGGCagcgccatctctctctctcttaatccAACTTGCGCTATCAGtccatcaaaatttttttttttttttttaaattttttcctaatAATTTTGCTAATCTGAGTCTCATGGCCGAGACGAGCCTGAAAGATGAAACTGGTACACGTTAAAAGAGTTCGGAAAAACGAAtcgaataaaattaattaaaaatcaaagttcaatgATTAAAAAAGAGCACGAACAAAAGATTATCCATAaatcaagaaaaggaagaaatcaaaaacgGCTTCGACAGCGACACAGAAGGTACCTTAATCTTTCTTCCCTtccgaccccaaaaaaaaaaaaaaaaaaagagtctttCTTGCTTGAAACCAGTGACCACGGAGGCCAGCGAGCAGACTCGAAGGGGAAGACGAAAAcggagggcgagagagagaaggcggcGGACAAGCCTACGCCATGCTTGAGGTACTGGGCGAAGCATCTTGATGTGTCGGTCCTTCCCTCTCGTTTATAAAGCCGCAAAATTTAGGGGAAAGTTATGGGTGTTCTTGgtcctttttttccctcgtgGGTTCTGTTGTTGTTCGTGCTTCGTGGCCGGAGGGGCTCGAACATCATCGGAAGTGAAGAATCGTTTCTGGGTTTTGATTTAATCCGATGAAGATGGTTTAAGGTGTAATCTTTTTTCCGCAGGGTCGCGAGATCTCTGCCTTGGGTTCTACCAGAGGGTCTCGAGCTGGAGGGTTGTAGCCGTAAATGCAGCTCTGGGGACGCCTCCCACCTTCCATCTGTCAAATTCTTGCATGCATGGGGTGAGCTTCTTTTGCTCTCTGGGTTTGTGCTCGTTCTCGAGAGATGTTTTCTTGCTGGGTGATTTTATTGCGGGAATTTCAGATATGCAGGGGTCATGATGCCCGTTTACTGTTCAAACACACTCGGTTGAATGTGATACTTTTGTAATCCCTTCTTTGTAATGTggattattattcatttttgatacgtttcaaaaaaaaaaaaagttttgggatTCTTTGGTCTCAGTTGGGGCTAGCTTGAAAAATGTAGAATGATAATTAGATTGCTTCTAAGGTGGAAAAAGTAGAGAGTTTCATTTCATGAGGTTTATCCGTATGAGTTTCACGTCACCAAAAAGGTTTCTTTGAACTGATTGATAAGTGTTATATTCGGGCTCGATATGGCTCACATATCGGTTTTATTTCGGTTTTATTGGTTCAAACCTATTGAGAGTATCTATCATCAGATTCTTGAACTTGGGCTCTTCACTCTTTGTTTCTTGTTTGCAACTTTTCGGCTCCAGCAGAGTTTGCTTTCTTTCTGGTTCCAGGAATCTTTTATGCACATTGATATGCTCTTATTGGGAATGTTAGTTTCTTGTTCTTAACTTCCTGGGCAAACGAAGTGCATGTTTGGTAATGCACACTCTAAGGTTGCTTTGCAGCTGGTATGGAATCCTTTTGTGCTTGCTTGTTCAGCAAGTGAAAGCTTTCAAGAGTTGTGAACGTTGTAAATCTATGTTTAATAAGAATCTGTTTTGCCTTTCATAGTTGCCATTCTTCACTTTAAAGCTTTCGTATCTGGTTGCCCTATCTGGGagtcctttttccttcctttcacAGGATTTTGTGAGGTTGATGCATTTTAGAGATAAATGCTGTTCGATTTCTTCGTTAGATAGATATTTTCGAAGGAGAAGTGGCTGCTTGTTTTTAGGAGCCTATTTTCGTATTCTTGCACTTCACGTAATGGAGAAGTTTAAGGAAAGTTTCAAGACACTTTTTAATGTAAGGAATTGTCTTTATAAGTATTAGGAGGCGAAAGAATTGTATTTTGAGATGTTAGCATCTGCAAAGTTGacgtgcaattttttttgtcttttttccccTTGGGTCAGTTGATCTAGGTAATTTTGACTTGCCATGCATTGAGATTAACATTTAAAACTGTTAACCAAGTTTTTAAGGGCAGCCTGGTGCAAGAATTTTCCGCAATGCGTAAAGTCCAGGCAAAGGCTGGACCAGTTTGGGTTGAAGATATGCGGCCTTAAGTTGTGactctttttttgtttgcaaTTGTGTCAAATAACAGGAAGGCAAATTTAGCTAAAATTCTTTCATACTTGGGGACATCATTTATTTGATGGAACATTTATCGCACTGGGAATACGCTTTTCATGGTGAAATGCTGGTATCTAAACAATTACTAGTACTTGATGATGGCATAGTTGCTCTCATaatcttttctttagtttgGTAGTTGA
This genomic stretch from Eucalyptus grandis isolate ANBG69807.140 chromosome 3, ASM1654582v1, whole genome shotgun sequence harbors:
- the LOC104437037 gene encoding LOW QUALITY PROTEIN: phospholipase D alpha 1 (The sequence of the model RefSeq protein was modified relative to this genomic sequence to represent the inferred CDS: inserted 5 bases in 3 codons), with amino-acid sequence MWIKKERTTRLLHGVLNVEIFDIDRLQLGCGFMLCGQTTTSQSFTRRFLSEVKRVMLCRPEALGSYLYASVDLGRARVARTRRIQNENSHPQWNENFHIYCAHLISQITLTIKDDDPVGATLIGRAYIPVEDVIKGYIVDRWVPIEDDEHNPIYGGGKIRVRMQFSSAEKDSNWSRGIISPTFEGVPRTFFPQRRGCRVTLYQDAHVSDRFSPRILLSXGGAWKPRRCWEDIFDAIDNAKHLIYIAGWSVYTDIALIXDPRGLRKGTGVTLGELLKNKADEEGMTVLMLVWDDRTSVPRLKRDGLMSTHDQNTELYFKGTKVHCVLCPRNPAEGAESIIHGVKVATMFTHHQKIVVVDAEIPEAGLEKRRIVSFIGGIDLCDGRYDTQDHPLFKTLYSDIHRNDFHQPNFEGASIKKGGPREPWHDVHCCLEGPVAWDVLYNFEQRWRKQVGDQFLIPISKMEEIVIHPSQAAIADDLETWNVQLFRSIDAGAVADFPTDPNSAAAFGLVGSKDNIIDRSIQDAYINAIRRAKNFIYIENQYFLGSSYGWKDEGDIVVPDIQALHLVPKELSLKIVSKIEAGERFAVYVVIPMWPXGHTESEAVKAILDWQRRTMEMMYTDIAHALHRKGVAATPRDYLTFYCLGNKEARRGGEPVPEEQPAPDSDYSRAQQARRFMIYVHSKMMIVDDEYIIVGSANINQRSMEGARDTEIAMGAFQPKHLVTPKGPPRGQIYGFRMSLWHEHLGHTEEVYTHPESLECIREMNDLAERRWDFYDENFGGDLPAHLLRYPIEVAENGAVKPLPGFTQFPDTKAPVLGAKSDRYPPILTT